The Deltaproteobacteria bacterium genome segment ATTCGTCCTGGGAGGACTCTGGCAATGGCTCAGCCGGAGGAGCATTTTTGGCGGCACCTTTACCGCGCATCAAAGCCGTCAAAAGACCCAAAAGAAGCACGAATGGAGGTAAGCCCCAGACCAGCCAATTGAAGCCGCTTGCCTTCGGCCTTAGTAAAACCCAGTCTCCATAGCGATCTGTAAAATATTTTAGAATATCTTCTTCGCTTTTGCCCTCTTTATGCATCGTTCGAACTTTTGCCATCATGGACTGGGCCATATCAGCCGGTGAATCACTGATCGGCATGCCTTGGCAAACAGGGCAACGCAGGAGGAGGCCTATCGCGTGAGCACCGTCATCGCTGCCACCAACCACTTCTCCCTGGTTTCTTACCTCAGTGCTGGGCGTCTGGCTCACCGCTGGGATGGCGTAGAGAGCAATCAGCATCACGACCATTAAGAATCTCATGGTACTTTGCCTCCGAGCATCGCCTGGACTTTATCGAGAATCAGCGGGCCCGAAACCACGCCTGCTTCTTTATGGAAGACTTTCCCATCGCTGCTGATGAAAAAGCTTTCAGGTACTCCTGAAATCCCATAATCGAGCGCCGTCAAACTTTCCGGGTCTGTCGTTTGAGGATAAAAATTACTTTTCGTTTTGAGATAGTCTCGCGCCTTCTGGGCTTCGTCCTGGTAAATTACACCAATGAATTGCACTCTATCTTTGTAATGCAACGAAGCCTGCTGCAAAA includes the following:
- a CDS encoding cytochrome c-type biogenesis protein CcmH, translated to MRFLMVVMLIALYAIPAVSQTPSTEVRNQGEVVGGSDDGAHAIGLLLRCPVCQGMPISDSPADMAQSMMAKVRTMHKEGKSEEDILKYFTDRYGDWVLLRPKASGFNWLVWGLPPFVLLLGLLTALMRGKGAAKNAPPAEPLPESSQDEYVNAIRNEVEL
- a CDS encoding TlpA family protein disulfide reductase, with amino-acid sequence MNWKIIAIGLVVTAPLFVVLAFSFGNDPHAVPFMLQGKDAPSFKLTTITGEEITLDELRGKPVVMNFWSTWCEPCKYEHELLQQASLHYKDRVQFIGVIYQDEAQKARDYLKTKSNFYPQTTDPESLTALDYGISGVPESFFISSDGKVFHKEAGVVSGPLILDKVQAMLGGKVP